A region from the Equus asinus isolate D_3611 breed Donkey chromosome 3, EquAss-T2T_v2, whole genome shotgun sequence genome encodes:
- the LOC106848582 gene encoding ral guanine nucleotide dissociation stimulator-like, with protein MEDYVEGNVLNCRKWNEQFKLMDEIELLQEAANLYTVQPDEHFGAWFQAVEPLSKEESYSLSCQLEPRYHWVRKIRLFFKGKKNRSGQNTRPPTKGPVVVVDDPPETS; from the exons atggaagattatgtggag ggcaatgtgctcaactgtcggaaatggaatgag caattcaaactgatggacgagatcgagctgctccaggaggctgcaaatctgtacaccgtgcagcccgacgagcactttggggcctggttccaggccgtggagcccctgagcaaggaggagag ctacagcctgtcctgccagctggagccccgataccactgggtcagaaagattcgactcttcttcaaaggcaagaagaaccgctcaggccaga acaccagacccccaaccaagggcccagtggtggtggtcgatgaccctcctgagaccagctga